AATCGTGTCGATGCGCCACTTCTCCCTCTGGGCACGCAGGTCGTTCAAAAGATCCGTGGAGAGAGTATCTTGAGAAGGCAGTGACACCCACACCTCCGAGACATCGCTGGGGATAATTACTTCCCTCTTGGTAGGGTTGCCACGCAACCTGAGAGCAACGCGGGCCAGCTCCGGAGAGAGCTGGCTGGCGTACCACTGCCGCACTGCCTTGGCGCGATCGTCCAGGTAGGCGACGGAGCTATCCACCGTGCCCCTGTAGAAATCAACGTACAGCCACCCATTGCCGGGGAGGCTGGTGTAGACGTCAGAGGCGGCAAAGCGCCTCGTTGTGGCAATGCGCACCAGGGTCCCGTTTGCCTTCTCCTCCACAGTGACGCCCTGCACGGCACCACCGCCTGCGGGAAGCGTCAGCGTTGCCGTGCTCTCGTCCCACTCTGTGCCTGCCGGGAGATAGGCGGCGACTGCTTCCAGAAAATACTGCACAGGCACGAACAGCTCCCCGTCACGCAGCAAGGTCTCTATGGGCATGTGGCGGACCGCGTTGCCGATGACGATGAAGCAGTTGAACGGGGAAACCGTGATTTCCGCCTTGCCCAAGTAAACGACTGTCTTCTTCGCCTTGTCGGTCTTGACCGCCCTCCCGCCCATTGCGCCGGCGAGCTCACCGAGGGCGGCGTAGTGGCACCCGCTCTGTTGAAACGCGCGCAGCTGCCTCGTCTGCGCCTCCCCCTTGACGCGCACCAGCACGCCCTGTGTTTGCCCCATCAGTAATCCGGCTGCCAGGATCAGCCAACAAAAAAGCGCCATGCCAAGCACACGACTCAGCATGGGCCGGGTTTTCTTGGTATTCACCATCACCCGAGGTTGCACCTGCACCCTCTCACTTCCGCATCAAGTAGCGGCTGGCCCGCTTCAGCTCCTTCTTTTCCCTGGAGGTGAGGTTGTCATAGCCCACCTCGTTGATCTTGTCGAGGAGCATATCCACGCGCTCACGGTAGCGCTGCATCTCCTCCCAGCGGCGCCGCTGGGCCTCCACGCGACGGTTCCGCCACCACTGCCGCACCTGTGTCCCCACGTTGCCGAACAGCCGGCCGCGGCGCAAATAGACGTAACCGACGACCATACCCCCCAGATGGGCCAAGTGAGCAATGCCACCTTCGCTCCCGAACAGGCTGCCAATTCCACCCAACAGCGACATCCCGCCAAAAAGCAACACCAGGTACTTCGCCCTGATCTGGATCGGGAGCACAAAGAACAAGAACAGGGTGATGACACGCTCTGGGAAGAGCAGGCCATAGGCCATGAGGAGGCCGTAGACCGCTCCGGAAGCGCCCACCACAGGCACTACCGAGTGCAGGCGAAAAACCAGGTGGAACAGGCCCGCCCCAACCCCACAGGTCAAGTAGTAGGACAGCAGACGCCGCCAACCCCACACGCGCTCCAGGTCCGCCCCAAACACCCACAGAAACAGCATGTTCACAAGAAGGTGCAGCACGTTCCCGTGCAGGAACATGTAGGTGAACAGCTGCCACCACCACCCTTTGCCAATGACCCACGCGGGGATGAGGGCCAGAAAGGCTTCCAAGCGAGGAATGCGCACCGGCAGGAGGAGCCTGCCCGAGGCGATTACCGGTTGGAGGAATGCGCTCCCCAACTGCTGGACAATGAACATGCCGATATTGGCGGCCAACAGCCATTTCACAGCCCGCGGC
Above is a genomic segment from Calditrichota bacterium containing:
- a CDS encoding rhomboid family intramembrane serine protease; amino-acid sequence: MYENRLRTRLRFAMVAMPRAVKWLLAANIGMFIVQQLGSAFLQPVIASGRLLLPVRIPRLEAFLALIPAWVIGKGWWWQLFTYMFLHGNVLHLLVNMLFLWVFGADLERVWGWRRLLSYYLTCGVGAGLFHLVFRLHSVVPVVGASGAVYGLLMAYGLLFPERVITLFLFFVLPIQIRAKYLVLLFGGMSLLGGIGSLFGSEGGIAHLAHLGGMVVGYVYLRRGRLFGNVGTQVRQWWRNRRVEAQRRRWEEMQRYRERVDMLLDKINEVGYDNLTSREKKELKRASRYLMRK